A stretch of DNA from Pangasianodon hypophthalmus isolate fPanHyp1 chromosome 2, fPanHyp1.pri, whole genome shotgun sequence:
atgttctcctgcatgagtttcctccaggttctctggtttcctcccacctcctaaaaacatgcctgtaTGCTATGCTAAATTGGTTGTACTAAATTGTCTGTgggtgtgcatgagtgtgtgaacatgtgcattgtgccctgcgatggactgatGCTCCGactagggtgtattcccaccacaagcccagtgttcctgagatgcATTGTgcccttgaccaggataaaacagttactaaagatgaacaATCAACAGCTGATTTTTCCTTGAGCCCACTAGCAAACAATGGAAAGTCACTGCAATAGTGATCTAAATTCAACACTGTGTATGACGCTTTACTGACTACCTAACATAGACTAAACTGTATCTAGCTGCAAAACACTGGGAAGTAACACAATTGATAATTACAAGCtgattgtttttaatctgttttcttCATTAGTCTGAAATTAACATGGTGCAGTATCTGAAGCAGAGGAAGCTTTTCACTTTTAAGATGGAAGTTTTGATTACTGTAGACTATATAGTCTGTATTTAGATGAAGTCTGGAGGCTATATAGTATATTAAAGAATTCAGTAATTTCATCAGAATAGTAAAATTAACCCAAAATTAACCCTCATAGTTGGGTCATTGTAATAGCCCAGCAGAATGGTTAAATTGCATAATCCAGCTGTTCAATATTTACTCAGTGTTGGGGTATTTTCAACCCAGAACTTTTCAGAGTGTATCATTTGGATTGCCCATCAGCTCAGGGGATATCGGTGTGTCATCTAGAGTGTAGTTTTTGAGTGTTAGTTTTGAATGGATTTGAGctatcaattcaattcagttcaattcagttgtatttgtgtagcgcttttaacaatggccattgtcacaaagcagcttaacagaaatatataaattcaggatatacattttaaacttgtgtttaaaatgtatatatttatccctaatgagaaagccagaggcgacatgggcaaggaaaaactccctgagacgataggaaggaagaaaccttgagaggaaccagattcaaaagggaacccatcctcatctagaTGACACCGGATaatgcgattataaataattcccttctataactgtgtactacatggtcaacaaGTGCAATTGTAGCCAcaaaagttcattatagtttacacatgaagtctattttgttgaagttatcaactggtCACTGATAGAGATTTGACTGCAgaactgtttgtggcaattgcaAAAATACTATCATAGCcactgtagtcctaagccatcatagcaagaCTATTCATATCAACttcagtccaaagccatcttcatggtttttaagtgataccatcctcagtaatctcactgatctttaggctgtccatgtatGGTCATCCTCagcaacaggaagtgatgagAACTATCCGTGTCCAGGTAGTCCATAAAAGCAGTTTACAGTGACACTGAACTATCAGATTTAATCTCAACTCATTGTATCTCTAAACCTACATGACAAGGTCTAGATTGTCTGGTGTTTTGGTTGTTTAGAGGTTTTGGTGATCTGGTATTAAATGTTAGTGTACAGATATCATGTGGTGCCAAATGGTAGCTCTAATGCAAATGAATGAGCTAATCATTTAATTTGGTAATTTGGTAAGAATTGGTGGGGAGGGTTAGGGGAAGggataaaataaatgtttcaaataaaaatgctttttttttttttttcctcaggcaGGCTGTCACTGAGCGGGAACTCTCCCactttgtctgtttttaaaacacactgaCCTGGAAAACCTGGTCTTTCCTGAGAGTTTGACTTGGGATGGAACCGTTTCCTCTAACCTGGCAACCGTGCAGCACTGAGCATCTGAAGCGCGTTCCCTTTAAAGCGGGCCACTCTGCGGAAAAGTGAGGAGTGGTAGACTACAGTGCGCCTCGTCCATCCGCCGTGCCCTAGTCTTTTTGGTATGCACAGCATCGCTCCGCTGCAGCTCCCATTTAACGCCTTAACTAACTGACTAATGGCTACTTGGGATAACACCGAGTCGTCATACTGCGACAAAgacttataaatatatacagaaacCACTGCGTTTCACCTGCAAGGCGAAGGACATAGACAGGTAGGAAGCAGTGACCTGACGCCTAACCTCGTTAACTGTTTGGTGAGCATTTTTTTGCTGACTTGTTTAGCTTCCACTTGGAAGGCTACTTTGGATTATGTGCCTGTGTTGTGTGGTTTTGTAGAAGATTCGCGAGCGCTCAACCTGTTAGACGTGCAGCTCGAGCTTTTCTGCTTGGACAGCACTGTTCGGATTAACGCGCACGCATTTGAACGTCACAAAAACAGAGGGAAAAGGCGCTCTAATGAGTTTGCTCGGACATCTATAAACTTAACAGTAGCCTAAACCCTCACATCCTGTAACCTGGTGCCTCACAGGTTGCATCACTGATGCATGTAAATATAGCTAGTGATTCGGGCTCGACTAATGTTTCTGCACATCATCAGAGAGCAGAAATGATGCTCGCGCGAGGCTGATGTTTAATGATGCTGCTTTTATTGTTGCAGGTTTTCTCCTCTCTGCTGTGGCCGCGCTCGTGAGACTGCTGCGTGCACGCGTCGTTTCCTTGGATACTACGTGAAGCGCTCGTGCCTTATTTGCCTTTTTCCCGCTCTGCGGTCCTTCGCTTCAAACAACCTGCCGTGAAGCTCGAGGTGCTCCTGGAGGAGGCGAGGACACACCCAAGTACTCTATCTTCTCTCCACCTTTCCTCCTTCCACGCCAGAGAAAGACACGGCCAGTATTAAGAGCATTTAGACGAATCTTTGGCATCTCCATCACACCGGTGCTCTCCTCACCACAGGAACTCCTGGACACTTCCTGACATCTAGAATAAAACCGGCAGTGGAAGTTTATTCTTAGAGGTAGAGTAAATCTGGGCATGATCCTGATTCATATCGACTGGTCTTTTAGAAATAGCACACAGCAAACCCCCCTGGTGttgaattaactcttacagtATAGCCTGAATACCTACTGTACTTCAAAACATAATGGATACAAATAagatataagattattcagtACTACATGTGCAACTTCAACCCTGGTGGTTTTGCTGTGACTATATTGCACAAGTTTTGTCAAGGAAACAGGCTATATGTCTTCAGCAGTGTAGATTATGCCCCCTTCTCATTTTGCTTGTTAGCAATATTTACAGTTAGAAAAGGAAAGATGTATAAGCATGATGTAATTTTGTGCCTGAGGGGAGGGGCGATATGGACTTTTCTGCAGTTTAATTTTTCATGTGGAGTACTTTAGAGCTCATACCACAGGACCAAGATCGCCATTTGAGGAATTCATGGAGAAAGATGAATAGGCAGAGCTCACCCACAGCCAGACTGTGTTTACTTGTGGGTGGAGGTGAGGATGGGGGCAGTATGTCTGTCACAGACATTGGCTTATTTTGAATGATGGCACTCTGAGAGATGAAGTTTATGTTATTGCAGTGCAGTTCCACTAAGAATGAACTGTCAAAGCTTGGTTAATAGACCGTCTCACCTCACAGGATTTATGGGTTGGTGGTATATTCTTTTCACAACCCAAGTGTTGCCTTACCTAACTCTGTGTGGATTTGGCCAGCTGTAAATTCTATATGTTAAAGCTACAGGATGTGAAAAGCTACAGGATGTAGATAGAAGTTATTGCAACATACTGTGGGTTGTGCTGCATTCTTCCTCCACTCCGAGTAATAATCTCACTGCTGCAAGTGTATGCATTTATAGAGAATtcaaggctgtgtcccaaactgcACAATGCACTCTAAGTAATATAACTAAAATTTCGTGACACCAGTGCCAGGTTCCCAGCCCTTGTCCTGTAGTTTCCTCTGTCCTGCATtttgtgcctaagacttttgcacacgTGTACTGTATGCATACCTATTTCCCGCCAATTTTGACCCAACACTGCTGACACAGCTCAgactgtgaattattattacacGATTGCCAgggtgactcacagcagctcaaAATCATCACATTATAGAGTAATTTTTCTACCCAGACTCAttactcatgtttttttttaacaaaaaagctATGCATTGTAGATGTAGAGAAGGCTCTATCTATACAGTAGCATTCACTGTTGAACGTGAAATCGTCATCATAACAATTTGGTAAACAAGTTGTTCCTTTCACATAGAAAAAATTGGAGGgctttgttttgtattttctaaAGGAGTGAATCATGCAGCACACTTTTTACTGCAGAAATGTGAGAAGTCAGGAGAGATTCTTGTTCAGCATGATTTCAGATTCCTCTTTGTTTCTTATCTGATCAGATCAGTTATACTGAGCAAACATGTTATGTTTCTTTCTGATTTCATGTGATTTATATGTGTTTGCAAGgtacaatattaaaattaatttgcatCCCTGTCTGCTCTGTTTCAGGGAATCCTCTGGGAACACACTGTGGCATTAAACACCCCCTTGTCAGACTTCACCCTCCATTTTCCTCACACTGTGGTGTCTGGCTCAGGTGAAAAGTGCAGGCCTCACCCTCCTGCATAATGACGGTGGCAACAGGAGATCCCTCAGATGAGGCAGCAGCACACCCAGGCCACCCTCAGGACTATGACGCTGAGGGAGAACAGGAATGCTGTGAAAGAGTTGTCATCAACATTTCAGGCCTGCGCTTTGAGACACAGCTCAAGACCCTCTCGCAATTTCCTGAGACGTTGCTTGGTGATCCAAAAAAGCGAATGAGATACTTTGACCCTTTAAGGAATGAGTATTTCTTTGATAGAAACCGACCAAGCTTTGATGCCATCCTCTACTACTACCAGTCCGGAGGAAGGTTACGGCGCCCTGTAAATGTGACACTGGATATATTTTCAGAAGAAATTCGGTTTTATGAGCTTGGAGAGGAGGCTATTGAGATGTTTAGGGAGGATGAAGGGTTCATAAAGGAAGAGGAGAGGCCTTTGCCTGATAATGAATTTCAGAAGCAGGTCTGGTTGCTGTTTGAGTATCCAGAAAGTTCAGGACCAGCAAGGATTATAGCTATCATATCTGTCATGGTGATTCTTATTTCTATAGTCAGCTTCTGTCTAGAGACTCTACCTATATTCCGTAGTGATGAAGAGAATATGCATAAAGTCCAAACATATAATAGTAACTCCACCACAAACTATGTGtccacctccttcactgacccTTTCTTCATCCTGGAGACGCTCTGCATAATCTGGTTCTCCTTTGAGTTCCTGGTTCGGTTCTTCGCCTGCCCCAGTAAAGCCAGCTTCTTTGTGAACATAATGAATATGATTGATGTGGTGGCTATTATCCCCTACTTCATTACACTAGGAACAGAACTGGCAGAGAAAGCAGAGGATGGCCAGCAAGGGCAGCAGGCCATGTCTTTAGCCATCTTGCGAGTCATCCGACTAGTGAGGGTGTTCAGGATCTTCAAGCTTTCACGTCATTCCAAGGGACTCCAGATTCTGGGGCAAACCTTGAAGGCCAGCATGAGAGAACTTGGTTTGCTtatcttcttcctcttcattgGAGTCATCCTCTTCTCCAGTGCTGTCTACTTTGCTGAAGCAGACGAACCTGAGTCCCAGTTCTACAGTATCCCAGATGCCTTCTGGTGGGCTGTGGTTTCTATGACGACTGTTGGCTATGGAGATATGGTACCCACTACCATTGGAGGCAAGATTGTTGGTTCCCTTTGTGCCATTGCAGGAGTGCTGACCATTGCCTTGCCAGTGCCTGTTATTGTCTCAAATTTCAACTACTTCTACCACCGTGAAACAGAGGGTGAGGAGCAAGCCCAATATCTGCAGGTTAACACCCCCAAAGCTGATTCCCAAGAAGAACTGAAAAGAAGTCAAAGTGGTTCTACCATCAGCAAATCTGACTATATGGAGATCCAAGAAGGAGTCAACAACAGTAATGAGGACTTCCAGGAGGAGGACCTCAAAAAAGGCAATTGCACTTTGGCCAACACAAACTATGTGAATATCAAAAAAATGCTGACTGATGTATAATCAACTGAGATTATGTTTTTGGAAAGTGAGAGTAAGGGAGATGGCAGCTTCAGTTTGCAAAAGTTCTGAggctttaaagctttaaaggatTAAAGAGGATCACGATAAGTCAGAACCTCTGCTACTGATATGAAATTTTCTGTTCTGCTCAGAATTTCCAAGATCAGCCCAGCCCTCTATGTAAGATCGTCTTCATATTCAAACAATCATCTGAGTGTGCATGCAATTCGCTTTCATTTCTAAGACTCTCACTGAAAAATCAAACTTCCCATAACAGCAGAAACTGTAGAAACTAGAGGAGGATGAAGAAACAACCTAACTAAAAGGGTTAACAACTTTATGTCTCCAAAAAACAACTTTGTACCATGTATGTATCATCACAGCATATCAAGCCCTCAAAGTTCAGCTACATCTCTTTGCTTCTCCAAAGAAAATATTGTTGTGCTTCTTCTGCTGTAAGGAAAACAAGGCCTCATGGGgagtgtaataataatgatataagaTTATGAGAACAAAGACTTCCTCCATTGTTGCTGCTGCTTGTCATAGATGTCTGACAGAAGTCATATTTGAACATGATAAACACAATGCACTCATATTCAATTAGCTCAAAgcatttaaaacagtttttattatgGTTATCACTATTTTCCTCCAGACTGAAAATGTCctgtaacatttttgttttaaaaaccaTGGTCTACAACGGTAGCCTACATGTATCTGGACAACACTAATATCTATGCTCTCATGAAACCAAGGTTTATTGCAAAGCTTTCAAGACAGACTGAAAGTTTCTGTGCCATATTTTATGTTCATGATAATGCTAGTTAATCAAAtttatgcagtgtgtatgtatatcaTCTTTTTATTGATACAATCTATCATACAGACCAGATTATGCTGTTGTTTGCTGAATAACCTTGGGTTAAGGTCAGCTCTAAGCTTTGGTTAGGAAAACAGTAAGACTGACCTAAGCTTGCACCAATTACAGTTACACCAATACACAATATGTTTAATAGTGAGAACTAATGATCTTATTCAATCACACCCCAAAACCTATCTGTGAATATCCTTAGAACACAAGCTGCCTGTACCAATGATGATATTGTAGCAAAATTCATGTAGTGTGACAGTGATGTGATTATGGAGCGAGGTTACAATGGTACCACAGAAATGAGCAGCTAGCGTTGTGTTGTATTTCAGCTCGCAACATTCTGATCATTTCATTACTTTTTCTAAAGAGATGGTTGATATACAATTTACCTGGGAAGTAAACAAGCCATATCTACTTTACACTGTAATAAAGCTTAGCAAATATTTAGCcaattgatataaaaaaaattggtagCATTAATATCAatacattaattattttattatcaattatcaatattaattattttatgcaGTGACTAATTTTAGATTTGCTTATACTTtcttaaataatttcatttgtaAGGAGAGGCCTGATAGAAATTTTTAGACATACATCGGGGTCCAGAattccatgattttttttttcatttaaaattggaaataaacagaaggttttgaaatatttaaaacacagaaagtaaatgttcaatatcttgaatatttaatattcaagattctgcactatttctaggtccctatttaaatgtaagcaaatttgtgatattgacaaTGCTTTGTagaaaagatcagattttcctcatgcctaatctcctCTATTGACGTATGTGTTAAGATAAcactccaatggatttgatctaaactggatcatcaggttttacacaaacttgtggagtccatgccagctcgagtgcaccgtgtcattaaagcaaaaaggggacataccaaatactaccCCCTGAAATTCTGATATAATCTAAAATTCTAATAtaatcagtaatataatttggaatgaaaattgttgtattaaattagaaaagaatgcaaaatagaagcattttcgcTAGAGGTCTCAGAGTTTTGGACCCCATTGTATGTCTAGTAAGTTTATTGTGTGTACTGTATCCTCTGTAAAATGATGGTTCTGAGCTGCtttcaggttgttttttttttaatactttggCTGTCAGAGACATTGGGATGCACACAGTGACCTTTTAAGTAGTGGCAGAGCAGCAGTACATGACTAGAATGACTTAACGGTACACTGCAGTAGCTGCAGCTGCAGCGTCCCATTCCTCATAGCATCAGTTGACCTTACCAGTGCATCTTCAAACAAGTGATTGATAGATGCATGCATAGATAGATACATGTTTACTTAGGAAGAGACTATAAATCCGTATATAACATTAGAGCTTGGCAGATATCAGTGACACTGAGAGGGACACAAAGCCGTATAACTTTCATATCGGTCATACTGAGGTCATACTGCGGTAGCCTGAGCTTTTTTCCTAAGGACAGTAGCTCTTTTACTTTCTTGTAAGAGTCTTACAATGGCAGCTAGtgcagaatgggtacagctggATACAGTATGTCAGAGTAATCCTTTTTGGTCGTTCGAACTTCCAAAGTGGCACTCAAGGCTGCTTAACCAGTGCTTTGAGCTTCAATGTATTTTTGTGGTTTCATCTTCTGTTGTTTGCCAGAAAATAATGGAGGTGAAATATTTTAGTGTAGCACTCATCTTATGCATATGGTGCAtcgtttttctttgttacttTCCGAAACACAGGCTGTATGTTCTGACGCTTAAAAAAGTGTGGTAAAAGAGGCAGAACTCTTCACAGCTGCTAGCTGTCATCCATGTTTTAGCTAGAAGTGCATTcctgtaaaattaatttttggtCATTTGCATTCAAGACTTTAGGTAtaggttaaaataaaaaaaaaaagagaaaaaacctGGTGTATGCACACTGTACATAGCCAGTGCCTATACGATTTACATGTAATAACTTTAATGCAAGCAGACATGGAGCTTTATTCTATGCATGGAAAGGTATGCAGAAAGAATGTATCATCCCATTTCCTGCACACtggatgttttatttcttttgtttcattttcaccTGGAAGCATCATGTGTTGgacctgaaaatgaaaaatatatctcTGTGAGTAAAGTTTTCCTCATTGcacttttaaaaagcagatTTACAAACCACTGCCATCATAgggtttggatttgtttttgtttttttttgttttgttttgttttttttttggttttttttggagCACTGAATGTCTTAAGCAATTGTTATTATAAGCATCTTACGATCATTCCATTGCCAAGGACTGAAAGGATGCAAACAGTCACCTCTTATTctattgtatatttatgtatacaAGACTGAATGTTAATATGATATATCAAGCTTTACTGAGATATGTAAGTGCAATATATTAGTTCAAAATGAAGAGGAAAGATTTGTTCTATCTGGAACAATTTATTACCCAAACTACTATAGCCAATGAGATTTGAGATTTGCTTCATCATGTACACAAATGCTTCATTTTTTGCCACTGATCATTAGCAGATCAAACAAAATCTGTGTAAACATGAATTTGTATAACAGTACAATATTTAAGATTTTGACTGAATATCAGTTAAGAGTTGGCTTTGCTTGAACACAAGCTCCCAAAAGCCATTATATGTCTTTTTGATATAGCTCAGTGTATTTCGGCTGCTTTCATTGAGATAACGTTTCATTAAAGCCTGTGACTTCACTGAGTGCTGATGGAACCGGCAAAGTTAAAAATGGATCTCATTACTCAATTATGCAAacctgtttttgtgtgtgttgagcatGAATCGTAaactgtgtatctgtgtatctgtgcgcCACTGTTTGGAGAGTTTTAGAACTCTTAGCCAAGTTTCATAAGGCACAATCATCTTAGAGCTTTACAACTGCAGTATCATCAGGTGTTTAAATAATGCAGATTTTGGGCAGATTGCCACTACACATATATGCagcattatactgtatgtatataatgaGTTAAAGTTCAGCAAGTCTGCATAGTTTTGTGCAAAATCTGTTATTCACACATCTTCATTTTACTTGATAAGCTGAAGATAAGTGCTTTAGACTGTAAACATATGTAACATGTAGCTTATACCTTTCATTCTTCATATCAGTGAAGCCTAGCAACTACAGTATGCTCTAGAATACagccatttcttttttctatgagaacaacatttacaaaaaaaaatacataagatCGGAGTAGGGAGGGAAGTGAAATTCAGCACATTCTTTGGTTCTGAATGAGATGCACTTTAATAGTACAATAAGGAGACAATCTAATGACTGAGACTAAGCATATAATCTTTCCAAATGTCCATTCATGTCTTAATGCTACAACAGTAATGAAAATGAAGAAGCAATCTTAAAcctgtgtttgtattttacTTTTCTGTGTTCAGTGTGCCATCTGTTTtgagtgtctgtctgtgtgtgtgtgtgtgtgtgtgtgtgtgtgagagagagagagagagaggtaaatgTGAGGAACATCTTCCCTTTGAGCATTGCCTGAATGTCAAAGTGGTGCTCAGAGCAAAATTTAAACTATTATTCAACAAAGGAAAGCATACCATGACTTCACCAATTCACAGAACACCAAGACAATCAGGAGAGTTTTAGctcatgttatttattattagtcagtTTAATGGCAAGCTTTGTAGCAGCTGTACAGGAGATAAACCTATTAGAAtctttttgcaccatttttgtgtgcaatatactgtatgtacctGTGTACATCTATTAGGAGGAGAATAGCATGCACTGTAAACAGACAGTTATTGAGGAGAATTAAAGATGACAAGAAAAAGGAAGGAATCTCTATTCCTCTCTTTTAAGCATGAAAGAACTAAAGGGTGGTGTTCAAAGATATGCTTTGAGAGAGCGCTGTGGGATTGACAGAATATTCGCAGGAGACAGGAATAGATTAAACAGTGAGACAGGAGGAGGGAGGTGAAGAATAGAACATGACACCTTCGTGCAATGTTCATCATGAGGCAGTGTGAGCACACTATTTATTTTGCCCACCAGTTAATGCTCTCCTCTTCCTGCAATTTTTAGACTACTGACTGgtaaaacatgttttgtttagATGCATTATTATAAGCAGACATTTAACTATGAAtgatttctttctcatttctatCCTTTTGAGTTTTGGATTGtttggtttatatttttaacatggCTTACGACAGGAGATCATAAGATGATGGAGGATAAAGAGAAGAAGTGGTAGGATTTTAAAAGGATCCTTTTACTATTCATAAAGCTCTTTTTATACTGCCTACAAAGGTACGGAGGTATGTACTGGGCtagttttatttactgtatattctcTCAAATGTCTCTTAGATGATGCAGAGGAAACTCTGCATCAGAATCTGAT
This window harbors:
- the LOC113534264 gene encoding potassium voltage-gated channel subfamily A member 2, producing the protein MTVATGDPSDEAAAHPGHPQDYDAEGEQECCERVVINISGLRFETQLKTLSQFPETLLGDPKKRMRYFDPLRNEYFFDRNRPSFDAILYYYQSGGRLRRPVNVTLDIFSEEIRFYELGEEAIEMFREDEGFIKEEERPLPDNEFQKQVWLLFEYPESSGPARIIAIISVMVILISIVSFCLETLPIFRSDEENMHKVQTYNSNSTTNYVSTSFTDPFFILETLCIIWFSFEFLVRFFACPSKASFFVNIMNMIDVVAIIPYFITLGTELAEKAEDGQQGQQAMSLAILRVIRLVRVFRIFKLSRHSKGLQILGQTLKASMRELGLLIFFLFIGVILFSSAVYFAEADEPESQFYSIPDAFWWAVVSMTTVGYGDMVPTTIGGKIVGSLCAIAGVLTIALPVPVIVSNFNYFYHRETEGEEQAQYLQVNTPKADSQEELKRSQSGSTISKSDYMEIQEGVNNSNEDFQEEDLKKGNCTLANTNYVNIKKMLTDV